CGTCGCGGCTGGTGGCCAGCACCCGCAGCCCGGCAGCACGGCCCAGGATGATGGCGGCGGTGGCGACGCCGCCGCCGGCGCCCTGCACCAGGACGGTGTCACCGGCGGTGAGGCCGCCGCGGGTGAAGAGCATCCGGTAGGCGGTCAGCCACGCGGTCGGCAGGCACGCCGCCTCCGCGAAGGACAGCGAGGCGGGCTTGGGCACGACGTTGCGGCGGGGCACGACCACCTTGTCTGCGAAGGTGCCCTGGTGGCGCTCGGACAGCAGCGAGCGCCGCGGGTCGAAGGTCTCGTCGCCGCTCCAGGAGGGGTCGCTGACCACGGCGTGCACGACCACCTCGTTGCCGTCCTCGTCGAGCCCGGCGGCGTCGCAACCGAGGATCATCGGCAGCGCCTCGTCCTTGAGCCCGACCCCGCGCAGCGACCACACGTCGTGGTGGTTCAGCGAGGCCGCCTTGACGGTGACCGTGGTCCAGCCGTCGGGGGCGACCGGGTCGGGCCGCTCCCCCACCACCAGGCCGGACAGCGGGTTGTCGGAGGAGAAGGAATCGGCGTAGACGGCGAACATGTCACCGAGGCTAGCGCCCCGCTCCTCCTCCCCCGGGGCGAGGTCAGCGCCGGGCGACCCCGTCGCGACGCGCCGCCTCCGCCACGGCGCTGGAGACCGCACCGGGCACCCGCGGGTCGAACGGCGAGGGGATGACCTGAGTCTCGCTGAGGTCGTCGCCCACCAGGTCGGCCAGCGCGTTGGCGGCGGCGAGCTTCATGCCCTCGGTGATCGACGTGGCGTGCACGTCGAGCGCGCCGCGGAAGATGCCGGGGAAGGCGAGCACGTTGTTGATCTGGTTCGGGAAGTCCGAGCGACCGGTGGCCACGATCCGTGCGTAGCGTCGAGCGACGTCCGGGTGCACCTCGGGCATGGGGTTGGCCAGCCCGAAGATGATCGAGTCGGGCGCCATCCGGGCGACGTCCTCCTCGGGGACGGTGCCGCCGGAGACTCCGATGTAGACGTCGGCACCGTCCAGCACCTCGCCGAGCGTGCCGGTGCGGCCGGTCTTGTCGGCGGTCATCTCGGCGAGCGCCTTCTTGACCGGCGTCAGGTCGGTGCGCGAGGAGTGCAGGACGCCCTTGCGGTCGGTGACGGCCAGGTCCGTGATGCCGGCCTCGAGCAGGATCTTGGCGACCGCGACGCCGGCGGCGCCGGCACCCGAGATGACCACGCGGGTGGTGCCGGGCTCGCGTCCGGTGAGCCGCAGCGAGTTCTTCAGCGCGGCCAGGGCCACGACGGCGGTGCCGTGCTGGTCGTCGTGGAAGACCGGGATGTCGAGCATCTCCTTGAGCCGGTCCTCGATCTCGAAGCAGCGCGGCGCCGAGATGTCCTCGAGGTTGATCCCGCCGAAGCTCGGCGCGAGCCGGGCCACGGTCGCGATGATCTCCTCGGTGTCCGTGGTGTCCAGGCAGATCGGGATGGCGTCGACGCCGCCGAACTGCTTGAACAGCACCGCCTTGCCCTCCATGACGGGCATCGCGGCAGCGGGCCCGATGTCGCCGAGCCCGAGGACCGCGGTGCCGTCGCTGACGACCGCGACCGTGTTGGGGACCCACGTGTAGTGCTGGGTCATGCTCGGGTCGGCGGCGATCGCCTGGCACACCAGCGCGACGCCCGGCGTGTAGGCCAGGGCCAGGTCGGCGTCGTCGACGAGCGGCGCCGTCGGGGCGATCTGCATCTTGCCGCCGAGGTGGAGGTCGAAGACGGGGTCACCCTGGTGGGGGTGCGTCGACGCGGTGGCCGGTCGGGGAGGCACGGGAACTGAGGACATCTCGTTGAGGTCTTTCCAGGCTGAAGGGCCGACATGTGCGGATCCGGCTCGACGGGCGGGGTGGTGCCACGGAGCGCCGGGACCCGGGCGGGTTGCCGTCCTCGAAGTCTCGCACAGCGCACGCACCCCGAGGTGGGACGTCCCACAGTGCGGTGACTCACAGCCGGCGCAGGCGCGGCCGGGGCCACAGCCGGGCGATCACGACGCCCCGCACGTCGCGCTCCGGCACCGGACCGCGGTGCCGGGAGTCGACGCCGACCGCAGGGTCGTCGCTCAGCAACCACCAGGCCGCCGCGCCGGTCGACGTACGACGTGGCTCGACGGCGCGCTTGACGGCCAGGGTCCGGTCGGGCAGCACCGCCACCACGACCCGGCCCGCCCGCACGGGGCGCCGGTAGGACACGAGGAGCCGGTCGCCGGGCCGCAGCCCCGGCCGCATCGAGTCGCCCCGGACCACCGCGAGACCCCACCTGGCCACGCTGTCGACCCGAGCGGGTGGAGTGCGGTCCGTCACGCCGAGTAGTGTCCCAGGCACCAAGTCACACCACGAACGAGAGGATCTGCATTGTTCGCCAAGCTCTTCGCACCCACCGTCGAGGTGTCCGCCCACTGCGACCTCCCGTGCGGTGTCTACGACCCCGCCCAGGCCCGCATCGAGGCCGAGTCGATCAAGGGCATCATCGCCAAGGTCGCCGACAACGACGACGCTGACTTCCGCACCCGCGCCATCCTCATCAAGGAGCAGCGCGCCGAGATGGTCAAGCACCACCTGTGGGTGCTGTGGACCGACTACTTCAAGCCCCCGCACTTCGAGAAGTACCCGCAGCTGCACCAGCTGGTCAACGAGGCCACCAAGCTGGCCGGCGCCTCCGGCGCCAAGGGCCTGCTCGACGCCGACGTGGCCGACCAGCTGCTGGCCAAGATCGACGAGATCGCCGAGATCTTCTGGGAGACCAAGAAGGCCTGAGGTCGTCTGGCCGCGGCACGCCGCGGCGTTTGCGAGGGCCGGTCCCGGGGTAGCACCCCGGGACCGGCCCTCGTGCCGTTCCGTGCGACCACCGCCCTTCCCCGCACGCTCGACCGGACAGCCCACTAGGGTGCGACCACCCTCATCCCGTGAAGGACGACCCCATGACTGTCTCCGCAGCGACCGCCGACGCGGCCGCGGACCGCCCCGACGTCGAGATCCGGCTGCCCGCGGACGGCGCCTTCGTCTCGGTCCTGCGGATCACCACCGCCGGCCTGGCCGCCCGCCTCGACTTCACCATCGAGGACATCGAGGACCTGCGGATCGCGGTCGGCGAGGCCTGCGCCATGGTGCTGCCCGAGGCCGACGAGGGTGCCGACCTGGTGGGGCGCTTCTTCCTGCGCCCCGGCGAGCTCACCGTCTCGGTGGCGGTCGCCTCGGCCCAGCCCGCCGCCCCCGACTACGACAGCTTCGCCTGGCAGGTCCTCACGACGCTGGCGACCTCCGCGGACGTCGGCACCAGCCAGGGCCAGTTCCTGGTCACGATGGTCATGCACTCCACCGCGCTCGGTGACGGCCGGTAGCACCCGTGCCCCCCTCCACCCCCGCGGAGCGACCGGTCCCGGTCCCCGCCCTCCTGCCCGGCGAGGCACCCCCCGACCCGCCCGAGCCCCGCGACGACGCCACCCGGCGCCGCCTGGGCATCGAGGCCACCCGTCGACGCAGTGCCGAGCTGTTCCTGGTCCTGCGTGACGAGGAGTCCACCGAGCCTGCCCGCGCCGGCGCCCGGGACTCCCTGGTGCACCTGCACCTGCCGCTCGTCGAGCACTGCGCGCGCCGCTTCCGCAACCGCGGGGAACCCTTCGAGGACCTCGTCCAGGTCGGCACGATCGGGCTCATCAAGTCCGTGGACCGCTTCGACTGCGATCGCGGCGTGGAGTTCTCCACCTACGCGACGCCCACGATCATCGGCGAGATCAAGCGCTACTTCCGGGACAAGGGCTGGGCCATCCGGGTGCCCCGGCGGCTGCAGGAGCTGCGGATGCAGATCGGCACCGCCACCGCCGAGCTGACCCAGTCGCTGGGCCGCTCCCCCACGATGGCCGAGCTGGCCGGGGTGATCGGCTGCAGCGTCGAGGAGATCATCGAGGGCATCGAGTCCTCCAACGCCTACTCGACGCTCTCCCTCGACGCCAGCGACGACGGGGACGACGGCTCCGCGACGATGCTGGACGCGATCGGCGTGGACGACGCAGGGCTCGAGCACGTGGAGATCCGCGAGTCGCTCAAGCCGCTGCTCGACCGGCTGGAGCCACGGGAGAAGAAGATCCTGCTGCTGCGGTTCTTCAAGAACCAGACCCAGTCGCAGATCGCCGAGGAGATCGGGGTCTCCCAGATGCACGTGTCCCGGCTGCTCAGCCGCACCCTCGACCAGCTGCGCAGCTCGCTCGAGACCGCCGACTGACACAGACGACCAGTCACTTCTGCACCACCGAGCAGTCACCTGTGCACACCGTCGGGTGCGAAAGTGACTGGTGGGTGGTGCGAAAGTGACTGCTCGGCCGTCAGCCGCGAGGAGCCGGTTCGTCGCCGAGGGCCGCCATCGTCTCGCGGTGCAGGAGACCGGCGAGGGTGATGGCGCTGACCACGACGAGGGCGATCACGACCGCCCAGGTGCCCCGGAAGCTCCAGGCCAGGCCGAGGGCGATGAGCTGGGCAAGCAGCAGCGGGCCCCGCGCCCAGGCCGCACGCCGGGTCAGTCCCCAGGAGCAGGCGATCAGCA
This Nocardioides dokdonensis FR1436 DNA region includes the following protein-coding sequences:
- a CDS encoding zinc-binding dehydrogenase; the protein is MFAVYADSFSSDNPLSGLVVGERPDPVAPDGWTTVTVKAASLNHHDVWSLRGVGLKDEALPMILGCDAAGLDEDGNEVVVHAVVSDPSWSGDETFDPRRSLLSERHQGTFADKVVVPRRNVVPKPASLSFAEAACLPTAWLTAYRMLFTRGGLTAGDTVLVQGAGGGVATAAIILGRAAGLRVLATSRDEHKRARALEIGAHEVFESGARLPVKVDAVMETVGRATWSHSVRSLKPGGRLVISGTTSGPQLDDAELTRIFFLQLSVVGSTMGTRDELASLVSMLDATGARPLVDRTLPMDQAADGFAAMVAGDVFGKIVLTR
- a CDS encoding NAD(P)-dependent malic enzyme, which gives rise to MSSVPVPPRPATASTHPHQGDPVFDLHLGGKMQIAPTAPLVDDADLALAYTPGVALVCQAIAADPSMTQHYTWVPNTVAVVSDGTAVLGLGDIGPAAAMPVMEGKAVLFKQFGGVDAIPICLDTTDTEEIIATVARLAPSFGGINLEDISAPRCFEIEDRLKEMLDIPVFHDDQHGTAVVALAALKNSLRLTGREPGTTRVVISGAGAAGVAVAKILLEAGITDLAVTDRKGVLHSSRTDLTPVKKALAEMTADKTGRTGTLGEVLDGADVYIGVSGGTVPEEDVARMAPDSIIFGLANPMPEVHPDVARRYARIVATGRSDFPNQINNVLAFPGIFRGALDVHATSITEGMKLAAANALADLVGDDLSETQVIPSPFDPRVPGAVSSAVAEAARRDGVARR
- a CDS encoding S24 family peptidase codes for the protein MTDRTPPARVDSVARWGLAVVRGDSMRPGLRPGDRLLVSYRRPVRAGRVVVAVLPDRTLAVKRAVEPRRTSTGAAAWWLLSDDPAVGVDSRHRGPVPERDVRGVVIARLWPRPRLRRL
- the sodN gene encoding superoxide dismutase, Ni, translated to MFAKLFAPTVEVSAHCDLPCGVYDPAQARIEAESIKGIIAKVADNDDADFRTRAILIKEQRAEMVKHHLWVLWTDYFKPPHFEKYPQLHQLVNEATKLAGASGAKGLLDADVADQLLAKIDEIAEIFWETKKA
- a CDS encoding anti-sigma factor, which gives rise to MTVSAATADAAADRPDVEIRLPADGAFVSVLRITTAGLAARLDFTIEDIEDLRIAVGEACAMVLPEADEGADLVGRFFLRPGELTVSVAVASAQPAAPDYDSFAWQVLTTLATSADVGTSQGQFLVTMVMHSTALGDGR
- a CDS encoding RNA polymerase sigma factor SigF; this encodes MPPSTPAERPVPVPALLPGEAPPDPPEPRDDATRRRLGIEATRRRSAELFLVLRDEESTEPARAGARDSLVHLHLPLVEHCARRFRNRGEPFEDLVQVGTIGLIKSVDRFDCDRGVEFSTYATPTIIGEIKRYFRDKGWAIRVPRRLQELRMQIGTATAELTQSLGRSPTMAELAGVIGCSVEEIIEGIESSNAYSTLSLDASDDGDDGSATMLDAIGVDDAGLEHVEIRESLKPLLDRLEPREKKILLLRFFKNQTQSQIAEEIGVSQMHVSRLLSRTLDQLRSSLETAD